The proteins below come from a single Drosophila kikkawai strain 14028-0561.14 chromosome 3R, DkikHiC1v2, whole genome shotgun sequence genomic window:
- the unc79 gene encoding protein unc-79 homolog isoform X2, with the protein MTGSFKVQLINMGTRAAAFQAKLRALHEYHVRLLHNVLPAPSGVDIANNIKYFSQTLLTVLKDVRTSPHELIRDPLEDPTRMSAYPNLEYGNLYNALTMLIDVAPCIQYGQIVFGKALLQCLSCILPFLDKDLIDNLPYLVSSTISVLPPALHQDIVNALCYYILPFTITRRSSDEQECQACQSVSSVIMMVLQYSNNPAHHCQLLECLMTLKHNVVKDILCVVAYGTAVSRSSAAKLLFYYWPAFDANLFDRKVLLSKLTNDLVPFTCQREHCPNAGNAEAAKVCYDHSISITYAPDCPPPLYLCIECANEIHREHGSLEFGDILHPMQQVSMVCENKNCRSNEKSAFSICFSTECASFNGNHPIRYCSQCHSNRHNSRRGGDHVVHRSLQPAWQMDPEMQMHMVESVVSLLREAKPLNFEPGKESSSSDAKKNGSALTADNISLEERQRLGRYGIWLLVGRCTPTADTPVEVLGRILSMLFHWFHVTAYSYDAAGQVESTIEKLKVDHVCNWLKEICRIHYNVFISCLLPHPPEYARVGGHWETLASRTSHLKEGLQRLICLVPYEVITSEIWDYVMPHWMEAITNDVAEKELNELKIVLSKILDPEMSPLGFDAKTMYNFVAIRFEKTTAKVQQQALHWLQILTKLEILIPLVQLFAMFGDGVRIMKYGIQHELMREKDAQSQAKAPKTPCKESKETKADMANPPRRSSISPVVEDDSGNTSAISDDEAPTNRHTEFSTDAEHNLTCCILMLDILLKQMELQDVEQHMGIHTSVCENVSRLIKCMVTAARVGLSSHVCALKVAECAYCEASIMWHQLSTKLVQFMAPLNPVRPPDVPIEDIIEEEKSSRKSPPESDKEKTRDRDVSLSMAPLPIPLGPLGGFAGPVPVAVPQPEPHSVGGVLVHMPHVCSNNEYGHSVDSNELRKVHATDEIMTATVETVSEQLDLASILPTDRAIARILSDADVVSANVSVTRASVMGENGANGGAACGGGENGSGSEEDEEEEDSDDFWHTSVGKFKFTLDTLPQPLQYIHQLLTEIPTIKKPEILYYVLQCLNTMALHGDALAKAAREQRGFFIWCQENLLIKNLWELCNAEHSHICQVGVPLLLHCITLPLGSDVFWRVVQEAFHDTDWRVRFTAVERVTVITRFMDSTPLRSEVGLQTALATAFCHLIASMDDINVYVAQRATLYIGTIHDTAIRSLLFCLESQFDLFIVDRPVVLQSVYQLHNSLSDRKMLGWEFFLNRFDTLFVEAQISLEKCGDISYLRDLRNSDNGSEALSAKIQKAREALNQSDTSGSMAKTLSASFGTKWPYKRTMSAPASMAPRQDSKFVPEKEKIYSRQVSAPILKRKTSRFGLDGHIHSLGGLNDDNLIGLLSRITELEESDRETIHLLVFMLMQFMSRTDQAFPSEDKPVTKTQNIVLKHLFLLLGHNQIDKSFHTTPESLRVSAVFNAFLANLPQVLDQNHLIGGLILPSVMQIILYAPNPTSTTGEYQNIVFNYSLWHLEQYPRRNWLFTLLVVLYKYSYTQPPLSGYVISAIRMIMNSLRGHFHQCRRIPTTTILDIQGVGGAARSRDVSQPSLGTDPDDKEASPPASPMFPSEGTSAASKSKGQNVAFTPKLQHAFRKYNDSSLDADETESELVAIPESDLSDSTLHGSSAPGSFDDTIHFEDVMPRNRRTLEYTEEKSTKSHKSMITTKVGDTYTTKIKATTTSETLVTTHTRHSLQEGVRMIVTPLVGAETTETAIVSPPVDVHRAVTVRNKSLENAAASTSKMFAAIATNHLKALGALQDVPTAATVDRKAGSSSGSGSRSANGNGSGGSAPAAVQASSSATAPTVTAKPIGRHKTIVECSAGNSSSSADDSRQKKSQTKSLKRTDKNYGSPESPLSKMSVMPNPRDEVDEGMQSLPPPKSIAALEIPTPERLLPIGTQDSVATLVERVRDGLNIPDISHLKQDSLDVSESTKDDVTPSSRTNSPRRLIKQVALESPPNPNAQLPSQPSADLHTSILKNVQQELKQNAGANGGGGLTTSNSIKRPRQKLAPFNVDTNAIPDIRSRYAGSWPPPPFQPVDPEPDDDGDEIGAETTNGHGAQSTSHAARGQSSRRVGDYTIVERCSDCGAHIEEYTDEEIGIFIVILGTFIHREPAMAAPFLPEILTMTSRICLSCTHAWQGENGPPLASSAQAVALQFFRCILHQLAPNGIFLQVFQTQMKMKIRHNHFRSIAKALQDFQDLNATSPIYMVCESLTSKKALPVDQLPVIFRNMAEYLNLQCVPAEAGVGLAVWSQAMQAMESLLRQVIVIMPSLSNAEYMLDIIAATLRLNCVPKTLLDPYSKIMAYCVQHTNLEYQTLYELCTLNTRSFSKDRDKNLLCRQMIFEFVQALKFKSNIPDHNLLTIVGFVLLDAGGTLPPGSAPGLPDAAPMLTTNAADCLRQYINDVIDFLADFHTLSKIKNFKNGQASNGLGEDTLGGVLKGAVAQYLALEMSRGNSRDNKAVSRYLPWLNNAPSSLQQGPKEFTECVGHMRLLSWLLLGSLTHMALMQRRQETHTIPTPLPPNLAPGQGSAGVHYQHQGVTYSQPVPQEASCHIADHIQVIFAGFAEQSKTSVLHMSSLFHAFTLCQLWTVYLEQMAHNTNSNAEGSTLGVLFEFWAKVTPCILQLVSHAKPTVNKDQQPTTMDFQTQSANSKLSEMVNLHFLSLLEALKDTNSTVLGKLLPMWSPVLSSQTQLSDTLHVRLQNVRDYAPDYEEQQALKSEALLKWLQRLQFKMGQIELQASTATQFYSI; encoded by the exons ATGACTGGCAGCTTCAAGGTGCAACTCATCAACATGGGCACTCGTGCTGCCGCCT TTCAGGCAAAATTGAGAGCCCTTCATGAATACCATGTACGTCTATTGCACAACGTCTTACCCGCGCCCTCTGGCGTAGATATTGCTAACAATATCAAATACTTTTCTCAAACTCTACTAA CTGTCCTCAAAGATGTGCGCACCTCGCCGCACGAGCTTATACGCGATCCCCTCGAAGATCCCACTCGCATGTCTGCCTATCCCAATCTCGAATATGGCAACCTATACAACGCTCTTACCATGCTCATAGATGTGGCACCTTGCATCCAGTACGGGCAAATCG TTTTCGGAAAAGCTCTCTTGCAATGCCTAAGCTGCATCCTCCCATTTCTCGACAAGGATCTCATCGATAATCTACCCTACCTGGTCAGCTCTACTATATCTGTTCTACCGCCAGCTTTGCACCAAGATATTGTCAACGCTCTTTGCTACTATATCCTGCCCTTTACTATAA CCCGTCGCAGCTCCGATGAGCAGGAATGTCAAGCCTGCCAGTCCGTGTCCTCGGTGATCATGATGGTGCTGCAGTACTCCAACAACCCGGCCCACCACTGCCAGTTGCTGGAGTGCCTGATGACCCTCAAGCACAACGTGGTCAAGGACATCCTCTGCGTGGTGGCCTACGGCACCGCTGTCTCCCGATCCTCGGCCGCCAAACTGCTCTTCTACTACTGGCCCGCCTTCGACGCCAATCTCTTTGACCGGAAAGTCCTGCTTTCGAAACTAACTA ACGACCTGGTGCCCTTCACCTGTCAGCGGGAGCACTGTCCGAACGCCGGGAACGCGGAGGCAGCCAAGGTGTGCTACGACcacagcatcagcatcaccTATGCACCGGACTGCCCGCCGCCTCTCTACCTGTGCATCGAGTGCGCCAACGAGATCCACCGCGAGCACGGCAGCCTCGAGTTCGGCGACATTCTCCATCCCATGCAGCAAGTGTCCATGGTCTGTGAGAACAAGAATTGTCGCTCCAACGAGAAGTCCGCCTTCTCCATTTGCTTCTCCACGGAATGCGCCAGCTTCAACGGCAACCATCCCATCCGCTACTGCAGCCAGTGCCACAGCAACAGGCACAACTCCCGCCGTGGCGGGGACCACGTGGTGCACCGCAGCCTACAGCCCGCGTGGCAGATGGACCCCGAGATGCAGATGCACATGGTCGAGTCGGTGGTGAGTCTGCTGCGCGAGGCTAAGCCGCTGAACTTCGAGCCGGGCAAGGAGTCCTCGTCGTCCGATGCCAAGAAGAACGGCTCCGCGCTCACCGCCGACAACATTTCTCTCGAGGAACGGCAGCGGTTGGGCCGCTATGGCATCTGGCTGCTGGTGGGCCGTTGCACTCCCACCGCCGACACTCCCGTCGAGGTGCTGGGCAGGATCCTGAGCATGCTCTTCCACTGGTTCCATGTCACCGCCTATTCGTACGACG CTGCCGGTCAGGTGGAGAGTACTATTGAGAAGCTGAAGGTCGATCACGTGTGCAACTGGCTGAAGGAGATCTGTCGCATCCACTACAACGTCTTCATCTCCTGCCTCCTGCCCCATCCGCCCGAGTACGCTCGCGTCGGTGGCCACTGGGAGACCTTGGCGTCGCGTACCAGCCACCTGAAGGAGGGACTTCAGCGGCTGATCTGCCTGGTGCCGTACGAGGTGATCACCTCCGAGATCTGGGACTACGTCATGCCGCACTGGATGGAGGCCATCACCAACGACGTAGCCGAGAAGGAGCTCAACGAGCTGAAGATTGTGCTGAGCAAGATCCTCGATCCGGAGATGTCGCCGCTGGGCTTTGACGCGAAGACCATGTACAACTTTGTGGCCATACGATTCGAGAAGACCACGGCCAaggtgcagcagcaggcccTCCACTGGCTGCAGATCCTCACGAAGCTGGAGATTCTCATCCCCCTGGTGCAGCTCTTCGCCATGTTCGGGGACGGAGTGCGCATCATGAAGTACGGCATCCAGCACGAGTTGATGCGCGAGAAGGACGCCCAGTCTCAGGCCAAGGCCCCCAAGACTCCATGCAAGGAGAGCAAAGAGACCAAGGCGGACATGGCCAATCCCCCCAGGCGCAGTTCCATTT CTCCTGTCGTGGAGGATGACTCCGGCAACACATCTGCCATTTCGGATGACGAGGCGCCCACTAATCGCCACACGGAATTCTCCACGGACGCCGAGCACAACCTCACCTGCTGCATCCTCATGCTGGACATTCTGCTGAAGCAGATGGAGCTGCAGGACGTGGAGCAGCACATGGGCATCCACACGAGCGTCTGCGAGAACGTCTCGCGGCTGATCAAGTGCATGGTTACAGCTGCTCGTGTGGGCCTCAGCAGCCATGTCTGCGCCCTGAAG GTCGCGGAGTGTGCCTACTGCGAGGCCTCGATCATGTGGCACCAGCTCTCCACTAAGTTGGTCCAGTTCATGGCTCCCCTGAACCCTGTCAGGCCACCAGAT GTTCCCATCGAGGACATCATCGAGGAGGAGAAGTCTTCCCGCAAGTCTCCGCCCGAATCCGACAAGGAAAAGACCCGTGATCGAGATGTTTCCCTCTCGATGGCACCGCTTCCGATCCCACTGGGACCCCTCGGAGGATTTGCAG GTCCTGTGCCGGTGGCCGTTCCGCAGCCAGAACCCCACTCCGTAGGCGGAGTGCTCGTCCACATGCCCCACGTCTGTTCA aataaCGAATATGGGCATTCAGTTGATAGTAATGAATTGAGAAAAGTTCACGCCACAGACGAG ATCATGACGGCCACGGTAGAGACAGTTTCAGAGCAGCTCGACCTGGCCTCCATCCTGCCCACCGACCGGGCCATAGCCCGCATCCTCTCGGACGCGGACGTGGTCAGCGCCAATGTCAGCGTGACCCGGGCCTCGGTCATGGGCGAAAACGGTGCCAATGGCGGCGCAGCATGCGGCGGTGGCGAAAATGGCAGCGGCTCtgaggaggacgaggaggaggaggacagcGACGACTTCTGGCACACCTCCGTCGGCAAGTTCAAGTTCACGCTGGACACGCTGCCCCAGCCCTTGCAGTATATTCATCAGCTCCTGACG GAAATCCCTACCATCAAGAAGCCGGAGATCCTGTACTACGTGCTGCAGTGCCTCAACACGATGGCCCTTCATGGCGATGCCCTGGCCAAGGCTGCTCGGGAGCAGCGAGGCTTCTTCATCTGGTGCCAGGAGAATCTGCTGATCAAGAA CCTGTGGGAGCTGTGCAACGCGGAGCACTCGCACATCTGTCAGGTGGGCGTGCCCCTGCTGCTGCACTGCATCACGCTGCCACTGGGCTCCGATGTCTTCTGGCGCGTGGTGCAGGAGGCCTTCCACGACACGGACTGGCGTGTCCGATTCACGGCAGTGGAACGCGTTACCGTGATTACCCGGTTCATGGACTCGACGCCCCTGCGCTCCGAGGTGGGTCTGCAGACGGCGCTGGCCACCGCCTTCTGCCACCTGATCGCCAGCATGGACGACATCAATGTGTATGTGGCGCAGCGGGCGACCCTGTACATCGGGACCATCCATGACACGGCAATACGGTCGCTGCTCTTCTGCCTGGAGTCGCAGTTCGATCTCTTCATCGTGGACCGGCCGGTGGTACTCCAGTCGGTCTACCAGCTACACAACTCGCTTTCCGACCGCAAGATGCTCGGCTGGGAGTTCTTCCTCAACCGCTTCGACACGCTCTTCGTGGAGGCGCAGATCAGCCTGGAGAAATGCGGCGACATCTCGTACCTGCGGGACCTGCGCAACTCGGACAATGGCAGCGAGGCGCTCTCGGCCAAGATCCAGAAGGCCCGGGAGGCGCTGAACCAGTCGGACACCAGCGGCAGCATGGCCAAGACGCTGAGCGCCTCCTTCGGCACAAAGTGGCCCTACAAGCGGACCATGTCCGCTCCCGCTAGCATGGCGCCTCGTCAGGACAGCAAGTTTG TGCCCGAGAAAGAGAAGATCTACAGCCGGCAGGTGTCTGCGCCGATCCTCAAGCGGAAGACCTCGCGCTTCGGACTGG ATGGTCACATCCACTCGCTGGGCGGCTTAAACGATGACAACCTCATCGGCTTGCTGTCGAGGATCACGGAGCTGGAGGAGTCCGACCGGGAAACCATTCATCTTCTGGTCTTTATGCTCATGCAGTTTATGTCTCGCACGGATCAGGCATTCCCTTCGGAGGATAAGCCCGTGACCAAGACCCAAAATATTGTCCTGAAGCatctttttctgttgctcGGCCACAACCAGATCGACAAGTCCTTCCACACAACACCGGAGTCTTTAAG GGTCTCGGCCGTGTTCAACGCCTTTTTGGCCAACCTGCCGCAGGTTCTGGACCAGAACCACCTGATTGGTGGCCTCATCCTTCCCTCGGTTATGCAGATCATTCTCTATGCCCCCAATCCGACCAGCACCACTGGAGAGTACCAGAACATCGTCTTCAACTATTCGCTGTGGCACCTGGAGCAGTACCCGCGCCGCAACTGGCTCTTCACCTTGTTGGTGGTGCTCTACAAGTACTCCTACACCCAGCCGCCTCTCAGTGGCTACGTTATCTCGGCCATCCGCATGATCATGAACAGCCTGCGCGGCCACTTCCACCAGTGCCGCCGGATCCCCACTACCACAATCCTGGACATACAGGGCGTGGGCGGAGCCGCTCGCTCACGGGACGTCAGCCAGCCCTCGCTGGGCACCGATCCGGACGACAAGGAGGCCAGTCCGCCGGCCAGCCCCATGTTCCCCTCGGAGGGCACTAGTGCCGCCTCCAAGAGCAAAGGCCAGAACGTGGCATTCACACCCAAGCTGCAGCACGCTTTCCGAAAGTACAATGACTCCAGCCTGGATGCGGACGAGACGGAGTCGGAGCTAGTGGCCATACCCGAGAGCGATCTCTCCGACAGCACTCTACATGGCAGCAGTGCCCCG GGATCCTTTGACGACACCATTCATTTCGAGGATGTAATGCCGCGCAATCGCCGAACCCTTGAGTACACCGAGGAG AAATCCACCAAGTCTCACAAGTCGATGATCACCACCAAGGTGGGCGATACGTATACAACCAAGATCaaggccaccaccaccagcgaGACCCTGGTTACGACCCACACGAGGCACAGCCTGCAGGAGGGCGTACGCATGATCGTGACCCCTCTGGTGGGAGCAGAGACCACGGAGACGGCCATTGTGAGTCCTCCGGTTGACGTCCATCGGGCGGTGACCGTGCGCAACAAATCACTCGAGAACGCCGCCGCCTCCACCTCTAAGATGTTCGCCGCCATTGCCACAAATCATCTCAAGGCCCTGGGCGCCCTTCAAGATGTGCCGACAGCGGCGACGGTAGACAGGAAGGCAGGATCCAGTAGCGGCAGTGGCAGCCGTTCGGCCAACGGCAATGGCAGTGGAGGCAGTGCTCCGGCTGCCGTCCAGGCATCATCCTCGGCCACAGCTCCTACTGTGACTGCCAAACCAATTGGACGGCACAAGACAATAGTGGAGTGCAGTGCCGGGAACTCGAGCTCCTCGGCGGATGACTCGCGGCAAAAGAAGTCGCAAACCAAGTCGCTAAAGCGCACAGACAAGAACTACGGCTCGCCGGAGTCGCCGCTGTCCAAGATGAGCGTGATGCCGAACCCAAGGGACGAGGTGGACGAGGGAATGCAGAGCCTGCCCCCACCCAAGAGCATTGCCGCCCTGGAGATACCCACTCCGGAGCGTTTGCTGCCCATTGGTACCCAGGACTCGGTGGCAACGCTGGTGGAGCGGGTAAGGGATGGCCTCAACATCCCGGATATCAGTCATCTCAAACAGGACAGTCTGGATGTGTCGGAGAGCACCAAGGACGACGTGACGCCCAGCAGCCGTACAAACTCCCCCCGACGCCTCATCAAGCAGGTGGCCCTGGAGTCACCACCAAACCCGAATGCCCAGCTGCCCTCTCAGCCCTCGGCAGATCTGCACACCTCCATCTTGAAGAACGTTCAGCAGGAGCTCAAGCAGAATGCGGGAGCCAACGGCGGCGGAGGCCTGACCACCAGCAACAGTATCAAGCGACCCCGCCAGAAGCTGGCGCCCTTCAATGTGGACACCAACGCCATTCCGGACATACGTTCTCGCTACGCGGGCTCCTGGCCTCCGCCACCCTTTCAACCCGTGGACCCCGAGCCCGATGACGATGGGGATGAGATCGGGGCCGAAACCACAAATGGGCATGGAGCGCAGTCCACTTCGCATGCCGCACGTGGG CAAAGTTCCCGCCGGGTGGGCGACTACACCATCGTAGAGCGCTGCTCGGACTGTGGTGCCCACATTGAGGAGTACACGGACGAGGAGATCGGCATTTTCATCGTGATCCTGGGCACATTTATCCACCGTGAACCCGCTATGGCAGCACCGTTCCTGCCCGAAATTCTGACCATGACTTCGCG CATCTGTCTGAGCTGCACGCATGCCTGGCAGGGCGAGAATGGCCCACCCTTGGCCAGCAGTGCCCAAGCGGTGGCCCTCCAATTCTTCCGTTGCATTCTCCACCAGCTGGCCCCCAACGGCATCTTCCTGCAGGTGTTCCAGACCCAAATGAAGA TGAAAATACGCCACAATCACTTCCGGAGCATTGCCAAGGCGCTGCAGGATTTCCAGGATCTGAATGCCACCAGCCCCATTTACATGGTGTGCGAATCACTGACCTCCAAGAAGGCGCTGCCCGTCGACCAGCTGCCCGTGATCTTCCGCAACATGGCCGAGTACCTCAACCTGCAGTGCGTGCCGGCCGAGGCAGGCGTGGGCTTGGCGGTCTGGTCGCAAGCAATGCAGGCAATGGAGTCGCTGCTGCGCCAAGTGATCGTGATCATGCCCAGCCTGAGCAATGCCGAGTACATGCTGGACATAATCGCGGCCACGTTGAGGCTAAACTGTGTGCCGAAGACGCTGCTAGATCCGTACTCCAAGATCATGGCCTACTGCGTCCAGCACACGAACCTCGAGTACCAGACCCTCTACGAGCTGTGCACCCTGAACACCCGCTCCTTCAGCAAGGACCGCGACAAGAACCTCCTGTGCCGCCAGATGATCTTCGAGTTTGTCCAGGCCCTCAAGTTCAAGTCGAACATCCCGGACCATAATCTCCTCACGATCGTCGGGTTCGTGCTGCTCGATGCCGGCGGCACGTTACCACCGGGATCTGCTCCTGGCCTGCCCGATGCGGCTCCCATGCTGACCACCAATGCAGCCGATTGCTTGAGGCAGTACATCAACGACGTGATTGACTTTCTGGCCGACTTCCACACGCTGAGCAAGATCAAG AACTTTAAGAATGGCCAGGCGAGCAATGGACTCGGTGAGGACACCCTGGGTGGGGTCCTTAAGGGAGCGGTGGCCCAATACCTGGCCCTAGAGATGTCGCGGGGCAACTCCCGGGACAACAAGGCGGTCTCCCGTTATCTGCCCTGGCTGAACAATGCTCCGTCCTCCCTGCAGCAGGG GCCCAAGGAGTTCACCGAGTGCGTGGGCCACATGCGCCTGCTATCTTGGCTCTTACTCGGCTCCCTTACCCACATGGCACTGATGCAGCGTCGCCAAGAGACACACACCATACCCACGCCCCTGCCCCCCAACTTGGCGCCCGGCCAGGGATCGGCTGGTGTCCACTATCAGCACCAAGGAGTAACATACTCGCAGCCAGTGCCGCAGGAGGCCTCCTGCCACATCGCAGATCACATTCAGGTGATCTTCGCCGGATTCGCGGAGCAGTCGAAGACCTCGGTGCTGCACATGTCCTCGCTTTTCCATGCCTTCACCCTGTGCCAGCTGTGGACGGTCTACCTGGAGCAGATGGCCCATAACACCAACAGCAATGCGGAGGGCAGCACGCTGGGAGTGCTTTTCGAGTTCTGGGCAAAGGTTACGCCCTGCATCCTGCAGCTGGTTTCCCACGCCAAGCCGACCGTCAACAAGGATCAGCAGCCTACCACCATGGACTTCCAGACGCAGAGCGCCAACTCCAAGTTGTCCGAGATGGTCAACCTGCACTTCCTCAGCCTGCTGGAGGCCCTGAAGGACACCAACTCAACGGTGCTGGGCAAGCTGCTGCCCATGTGGAGTCCCGTGCTCTCCTCGCAGACCCAACTCTCGGACACGCTGCACGTCCGTCTGCAGAACGTGCGGGACTATGCTCCGGACTACGAGGAGCAGCAGGCCCTCAAGTCAGAGGCACTGCTGAAGTGGCTGCAGCGCCTCCAGTTTAAGATGGGGCAAATCGAGCTACAGGCCTCCACGGCCACCCAGTTCTATTCGATTTAA